CTCCCCATCCTTGCACAGGGTTTCTTCCCAAAACTAGAGTGTTAAGAAACTCCAAATAACTAGAAATATTCATGTTTACTTTTCTTATGTGCCCTTTGACTGGTTGGTGTATGATCAAAATATACTCTGTACCTATTTccccattgtttttttttaatttatttatatattttaaaagtctGAGTAATAAAGCCatattgctcttatttattatttattcattgctcgtatttattcattgtatgtgccttcttgtttttactttttgtattgttcacttgaatgttttgtttgtccgtggaccattataatataatatatatatttataatatataatatgtcttgtcaccgtgggatagtaggaaacgcaatttcgatctctttgtgtgtcttgacatgtgaagaaattgacaataaagcagactttgactttgatattgtattttgtgtattgtgtTCCGGCTCCCTAAAGTAGTGTTCTTTTTCTATTGACATGTCGTAGCAaagaaaggtaaaaaaaaaaaaaaaaaaagggtataGATATTTGACAGGCGATTATTCAACGtttaaagagcaaaaaaataccaaataaagtgaaaaagcaATCCACGGGACTTGATGGGCTTTTCCGCATTCCTCAACCAATCAGATCATAAGGGAGACAACGCGTAACACAACCAGGAAGTGTTGTGTCACTACCGTCGTCGCTCCGTGTGATGCCGCTTGTCAAACTGCTGGGAAAAGCCACAATCTTTCTCACCCTTTCGATCGTCATCGTCGCAGTTGTTCTCAAGTGTTTGGACGACCCTGAGCCAGCTCATCTTACCAGGTAAATATTGCTGCCTGACGTTTGAACACCGAAGAGCGCAAAAGCTAAAAAGGGCGCAAATGGTGTGTTTGCGTAAGGCAATATTAGCGCATGCAAATAGTCATTTCCGGCTCCTTTGGTATGCATACGTGAGTCAACAAAGAtgcaaagcaaatcaaatatatttttatccaacagccccgcccccctacactcactcacacacgcacgtagtGTTTTGACAAACTGCTCCAGATAGATATTGCATGATATTAAgtggctgattttttttttcctggcgcACAGAATGGCCTCAAACTTAAAAATTCTGGAGGAAAATTTCAGGCAGACGAATAAGAGTTGTTTCCTCCTCGGAGCATCTGGGGAAACTGGTAAGGTGCTCCTTAAAGAGTTGCTGCAGCGTAACATCTTCTCCAAGATCACACTCATTGGAAGACGCCATCTCAACCTTGAGGACCAAGCCTTTGAGAATGTGGTGAGTGGGCCAACCATGAAACCAATTGGCACATATCCCGATGAGGTTGCAttaatgtttgtgtttcctctttttgtcttttttgccTCCAGGTTCAAGTGGTAGTGGACTTTGAGAAACTTGAGGACTTTGCTGCTGCTTTCCAGGGCCATGACGTCGGCTACTGTTGCCTGGGAACAACCAGAGCAAAATCAGGGGCTGTGAGTTGAACAAAGAGAATGCAATCAAATGTCTTTATTGATCCTACTAtggaaaattattttacagCAAAGTAAGCTGCACAGTCAAACAGGTTACATAATATCACGTGCTGTCTGATTTCAGGAAGGATTTGTCCGAGTTGATCATGACTATGTGTTAAAATCTGCTGAGCTTGCTAAAGCTGGAGGCTGCACACAATTCCACCTGGAGTCTTCAAGAGGAGCAGATAAAAGCAGCAATTTCCTTTACCTCAAAGTGAAGGTGTTTctccttattttattttttttctttatatctGCCTTTGCGTATctttaaaagctttttttttttacagggacAAGCGGAAGCAGATATACAAGCCTTGGATTTTGACAGATATGCTATTTACAGACCTGGGTGAGTTAACTTGAAATTTAACTTCACCgccaaaattgtttttatattcatacTGCGGCGCAACAGGGTTTTGCTGGTGGACCGACAGGAGAGTCGTCCTGGTGAATGGATAGCCAGGCAGTTCTTGAGTGCTGTCTCTGCCATTTACTCTACATCCATGTCCACCCCCATCCAAACTGTGGCCAAGGCCATGGTGTCAAACACGGTGCTTCAGCCTGAACACAAGGTTGAGATCCTGGAGAGCAAAGCCATCAACAATCTGGGAAAGAGCGACAAGAAGTAACGCTCGGTGTGTTTTGTAAGATTGAGTGAGTCACCTATGGAATAATTCATTGACTTGAATCTTTGGGTACTCTAAATAATCATATTGTTTTCTCACCTCAACACACAACTTTTATATAATGATAGCAATAAATGCTagttttgctttgatttttttactgCTGTATAGAATATTCAATTTATTCCAGCTCCTGATTTCCCTTTTCAGGTCACCGCAGCAGCCAACCTACAGCTCAGGGTCACCGCATCATGTTAAAGGAATGTGATAATTATTGTCTTTTCTCGCTTCTCTTTTGGAACATAAAATCTTGCTGTAAAATATGTGCCGCTATTTTAACCCGGACCAGTTGAGAAGCACTGCCTTACACTTTGCTTGCTTGAATATGTTAAATGTGTGGTGGTTTAATTATTGATAATTGTCAATAATTTTTCATTGGAAATTGTCACTCCTTATTGTATTGCACTTTATATCAATGTGTGAATAAATTGATAATTGCCTTGTATGGATGAATAAACCTTTTTCTCGCTAGTCTCTTGTATAATAGCGCCTCCTTGTGACCAATTGATGACACCGTACTGCAGTTAAGggttgtgcattttttctacatttttcacttaatgttgaaaataaattaaaccaACATTATTTTCATGCACGGTGTACACGTTTATTGATCTAAAAAGACTTGACAGGTTTCCATAGcaaccacacacgcacaatctTTGCTTCAAC
The window above is part of the Syngnathus acus chromosome 3, fSynAcu1.2, whole genome shotgun sequence genome. Proteins encoded here:
- the htatip2 gene encoding oxidoreductase HTATIP2; translation: MPLVKLLGKATIFLTLSIVIVAVVLKCLDDPEPAHLTRMASNLKILEENFRQTNKSCFLLGASGETGKVLLKELLQRNIFSKITLIGRRHLNLEDQAFENVVQVVVDFEKLEDFAAAFQGHDVGYCCLGTTRAKSGAEGFVRVDHDYVLKSAELAKAGGCTQFHLESSRGADKSSNFLYLKVKGQAEADIQALDFDRYAIYRPGVLLVDRQESRPGEWIARQFLSAVSAIYSTSMSTPIQTVAKAMVSNTVLQPEHKVEILESKAINNLGKSDKK